In Sulfurihydrogenibium subterraneum DSM 15120, the sequence TTTTCTATTCCGCCGTAATCCTCTACTATTTTTTTAGCTTTAAGAAGGCTTTCTACAGAAGGATTTTTATCAAGGATAACAGACTTAATAAAGTCTTTGTCTTCTTTGTTTAAAAAGTCTTTAATCACAAGAAGTGGATAAGTTATCTTTCCTTCTTTAAGGTCGTTCATCAAACTTTTACCTACTTTTTCTTCATCACCTTCATAATCAAGTATATCATCTATTATTTGAAAAGCAACACCTAAGTTAATACCGTACTGATAGGCATTTTCTTTAAGGTCTTTATCATCGCTAACTAAAGCAGTTCCTACATAACAACAGCTTCCAAATAAAACAGCAGTTTTTCCTAAAACTATCTTGTAGTAATCATCAAAAGAAGTATCAAAGTCAGCAATTTTTTTAAGCTCTAAAAGTTGTCCTTCCGCCATCTTCTTTACACTATCACTGACATTTTTAATCATATCTATATCACCATAGATAGAAAACAGATACAAAGCATTTGCATACATGTAATCACCAACCAAGACAGTTGTATCGTTTCCAAAAACTCGGTTTGCCGTAGGTTTTCCTCTTCTTTTTTCAGACCCATCAACAACATCATCATGAAGTAAAGACGCAGTATGAAGATACTCTAAAGCAGCTGATAGGATGTAATCTTCTTCTTT encodes:
- a CDS encoding polyprenyl synthetase family protein — encoded protein: MIVFDKEKVESTLRKYLDSSVNFILQVGGYILDGGGKRVRPYLVLKFASMLRGYNKEEDYILSAALEYLHTASLLHDDVVDGSEKRRGKPTANRVFGNDTTVLVGDYMYANALYLFSIYGDIDMIKNVSDSVKKMAEGQLLELKKIADFDTSFDDYYKIVLGKTAVLFGSCCYVGTALVSDDKDLKENAYQYGINLGVAFQIIDDILDYEGDEEKVGKSLMNDLKEGKITYPLLVIKDFLNKEDKDFIKSVILDKNPSVESLLKAKKIVEDYGGIEKAKADAESYVRKAIENLKDFPDNKDKQDLVNLAYYIVKRES